A genomic segment from Octopus sinensis linkage group LG4, ASM634580v1, whole genome shotgun sequence encodes:
- the LOC118763025 gene encoding uncharacterized protein LOC118763025, with amino-acid sequence MYPSLPLAHSVQLKEKYSSVKILLKALKYEEYRWEVIGDFKMVTFMMGLQGGFTKFPCYLCLWNSRETAEHYQRRHWPQWTEFGVRKKNIKWEPLLDPRKVLFPPQHIILGLMKQFDSALYQESAAFRYLKDFFPKLSEAKVKTGVFVGPQMYKILECKEFSKKLTEAEESAWNTFVAVVRGFLGNHKAVNYVAIVETLRNILQFECRYQGSYNGNMKVIYSISVNREKLLASFVVFFLQS; translated from the coding sequence ATGTATCCATCTCTTCCCCTGGCTCACTCAGTGCAGCTCAAAGAGAAATACAGCAGCGTGAAGATCTTGCTTAAAGCCTTGAAATATGAAGAGTACAGATGGGAGGTTATTGGAGACTTTAAAATGGTGACCTTTATGATGGGTCTCCAAGGCGGCTTTACCAAGTTCCCATGTTATCTTTGCCTTTGGAACAGCAGGGAGACTGCAGAACACTACCAGAGGCGGCACTGGCCACAGTGGACCGAGTTCGGTGTGAGGAAGAAAAACATCAAATGGGAGCCACTGTTGGACCCCCGAAAAGTATTGTTCCCTCCACAGCACATAATATTGGGTCTTatgaaacagtttgattcggctcTATATCAGGAGTCTGCAGCCTTCAGATATCTTAAAGACTTTTTCCCTAAGCTGTCTGAGGCAAAAGTGAAAACCGGTGTCTTCGTCGGACCACAAATGTACAAGATCTTAGAGTGCAAGGAATTCTCCAAGAAGCTCACTGAGGCGGAGGAATCAGCGTGGAACACCTTTGTTGCAGTGGTTCGAGGGTTTCTGGGAAATCACAAAGCCGTAAACTATGTAGCGATTGTTGAGACTCTGAGGAACATCCTGCAGTTTGAGTGCCGTTACCAAGGATCGTATAACGGAAACATGAAAGTAATTTACAGTATAAGCGTAAATCGCGAAAAACTACTCGCTTCTTTTGTGGTATTTTTTCTGCAATCCTAG